Proteins encoded within one genomic window of Cucumis sativus cultivar 9930 chromosome 3, Cucumber_9930_V3, whole genome shotgun sequence:
- the LOC116402408 gene encoding uncharacterized protein LOC116402408, protein MSHIPMLVRYGGMWDERRRKYEGGMLKGIVVSKEITHKDLQAELYDLAEVDPSKFDVMIRCIYEIKVEHEAPTFELSNDRDLKFYLLSENPLKVPLYVSFEPKSNQSKKVLSKDYNSVSGSNQAHNLNPHPPIVMDTLNENEVHVREVEVGLCDNVIGTTSAIWESYESYDSKDETFTWEPVEMNSESFDIPQHRDGPTKDCKGKSKVRYSSSSQKLKTDMNDWSEESSTSEEFDVGQIFFSKKDLSMRLSVLAMKKNFQFVVKKSTKEVLFVRCIDNKCGWRLRAMRLKDSNIFKIKKYVKVHSCSLDVLNRDHRQAKSWVVGELIKSKFKGVGRLYKPRDIIEDMRQDYGINMSYEKAWRARENAYERVRGCPEESYNLLLRYGEALKLANVGTIFHMELEDNRFFKYLFMAVGPCVRGFLNCIRPVIVMDGTFLKNKYRGQLIVAVCLDGNNQIYPLAFGVVDRETDASIQWFLEKLKGAIGEVPNLGFVTDRKTCFSKCIASVFPSAFHGLCVQHLTQNLNDKYKNDTIATLFYNASRTYRESTFSEAWRSILAFPNDSGKYLNDVGITRWSRFHCPGRRYNMMTTNIAESMNSILKEPRDLPIASFLEHVRALLQRWFWERREEGIKVTSTLTKWAELVLQKKQERALTMKVNPIDCYQFHVKDLDKEEVINLHTQECTCKEFQAEQLPCAHAIAVARDRNINVYSLCANYYTNECLLAAYSEAVYPVGNQSEWKTTEEYVHMTVLPPKVVKRVGRPKKKRIPSVGEAPKLHKCGRCKETGHNRLTCTNPISYIQKSSIQD, encoded by the coding sequence ATGTCACATATTCCCATGTTAGTGCGTTACGGTGGTATGTGGGATGAGAGGCGAAGAAAATACGAAGGAGGCATGTTAAAAGGCATCGTTGTCAGTaaagaaataacacataaagATTTACAGGCAGAATTATATGACCTTGCAGAAGTTGACCCTTCAAAGTTCGACGTAATGATAAGATGCATATATGAGATAAAAGTGGAACACGAAGCTCCTACATTTGAGTTAAGCAATGAccgtgatttgaagttttatcttcttagtGAAAATCCATTAAAGGTCCCTTTATACGTCTCATTTGAGCCTAAAAGtaatcaaagcaaaaaagtgTTAAGCAAAGATTACAATTCAGTATCTGGCAGCAACCAAGCTCATAACTTAAACCCTCATCCTCCAATTGTAATGGATACattaaatgagaatgaagTCCATGTtcgtgaagttgaagttggctTGTGTGATAACGTGATAGGGACCACTTCGGCTATATGGGAATCATATGAGTCATATGATTCGAAAGATGAGACTTTTACATGGGAGCCAGTAGAGATGAATAGTGAATCATTTGACATCCCACAACATAGAGATGGTCCTACAAAAGattgcaaaggaaaatctaaagTTCGTTACAGCTCTTCTAGCCAAAAGTTGAAGACAGACATGAATGATTGGTCCGAAGAAAGCTCTACAAGTGAGGAGTTTGATGtaggacaaatatttttttccaaaaaagattTGTCAATGAGATTAAGTGTCTtggcaatgaaaaaaaattttcaGTTTGTAGTAAAAAAGTCTACAAAAGAGGTTCTCTTTGTTAGATGCATTGACAACAAGTGTGGTTGGAGACTGCGAGCGATGAGATTGaaggattcaaatatatttaagattaaaaagtatgtCAAAGTTCATTCGTGTtctcttgacgttttgaaTCGTGACCATAGGCAAGCAAAATCTTGGGTTGTTGGAGAATTAATAAAGTCAAAGTTCAAGGGAGTCGGTCGTCTATACAAACCGCGTGATATCATAGAAGACATGAGGCAAGACTATGGCATAAATATGAGTTATGAAAAAGCATGGCGCGCTAGAGAAAATGCGTATGAACGAGTGCGCGGGTGTCCTGAAGAGTCATATAATCTATTGCTTAGATATGGTGAAGCTCTCAAACTTGCAAATGTAGGTACAATATTTCACATGGAACTTGAAGATAATCgtttcttcaaatatctttttatggcTGTTGGTCCATGTGTTCGAGGATTCTTAAACTGCATTAGACCGGTTATAGTCATGGATGGAACATTCCTTAAGAACAAATATCGGGGTCAGTTGATAGTTGCTGTTTGCTTGGAtggtaacaatcaaatttatcctCTTGCCTTTGGAGTGGTGGACAGAGAAACAGATGCTTCAATACAGTGGTTCttagagaaattgaaaggtGCAATAGGAGAGGTGCCTAATCTAGGCTTCGTGACAGAtcgaaaaacatgtttttctaaGTGTATTGCATCGGTTTTTCCCTCCGCATTCCATGGACTTTGTGTCCAACACttgactcaaaatttgaatgataaatacAAGAATGACACTATAGCTACTTTGTTTTACAATGCATCTAGAACATACCGTGAATCAACGTTCTCAGAAGCGTGGAGAAGTATTCTTGCATTTCCTAATGATtcaggaaaatatttaaacgatgTTGGAATAACACGTTGGTCTCGTTTTCACTGTCCAGGAAGACGATATAATATGATGACAACAAATATAGCAGAGTCCATGAATTCTATACTGAAAGAACCTAGAGATTTGCCTATTGCTTCATTCCTTGAACATGTTCGAGCTTTGCTACAACGTTGGTTTTGGGAGCGTCGAGAAGAAGGCATTAAAGTGACGTCTACATTGACTAAATGGGCAGAGTTAGttctacaaaagaaacaagaacgaGCTTTGACAATGAAAGTCAACCCAATTGATTGTTACCAATTCCATGTTAAAGATTTAGATAAAGAGGAGGTCATAAATCTTCATACTCAAGAGTGCACTTGTAAGGAGTTTCAAGCTGAGCAACTACCATGCGCACATGCCATTGCTGTTGCACGGGATCgcaatataaatgtttatagctTATGTGCTAACTATTACACTAATGAATGTTTGTTGGCAGCATATTCGGAGGCCGTCTACCCAGTTGGGAATCAGTCGGAATGGAAGACAACCGAAGAATATGTACATATGACTGTCTTACCTCCGAAAGTAGTCAAAAGAGTTGGTCGACCGAAGAAAAAGAGGATTCCAAGTGTCGGTGAAGCACCAAAATTGCAT
- the LOC101212284 gene encoding protein LIGHT-DEPENDENT SHORT HYPOCOTYLS 4 — protein MDSLQNDTVIEPTPSSSSTTLSRYENQKRRDWTSFGHYITNRTPPLALARCTGAHVVDFLRYLDQFGKTKIHSNLCPFFGHPSPSGACTCPLRQAWGSLDALVGRLRAAYEEHGGNAETNPFGARPVRVYLREVRDLQAKARGISYQKKKRKRPLGPPPSRSGASSCSETTMSQLKL, from the coding sequence ATGGATTCACTTCAAAACGACACTGTTATCGAACCCACACCATCCTCCTCTTCCACAACTCTCAGCCGCTACGAGAACCAAAAGCGCCGCGACTGGACCTCCTTCGGCCATTACATAACCAACCGCACCCCACCCTTAGCCTTGGCTCGCTGCACCGGCGCCCACGTCGTCGACTTCCTCCGCTACCTCGACCAATTTGGAAAGACCAAGATCCATTCCAATCTCTGCCCTTTCTTCGGCCACCCAAGCCCTTCTGGTGCATGCACCTGCCCGTTGCGCCAAGCCTGGGGCAGCCTTGACGCACTTGTGGGCCGCCTTCGGGCTGCTTACGAGGAGCACGGTGGGAATGCTGAGACCAACCCTTTTGGGGCTCGGCCTGTGCGTGTTTATTTGCGTGAGGTTCGAGATTTGCAAGCTAAGGCTAGAGGGATTAGTTACCAAAAGAAGAAGCGAAAGCGGCCGTTGGGTCCGCCGCCGTCACGCTCGGGTGCTAGCAGTTGTAGTGAAACTACAATGAGTCAGTTGAAGTTATAA
- the LOC101208364 gene encoding putative E3 ubiquitin-protein ligase XBAT35 isoform X2, translating to MGQQQSKDELLYQQVSYGNTEGIKALCRDGAGLEWIDKEAKTPLIVACMNPELHNVARTLIELGANVNAYRPGRHNGTPLHHAAKRGLENNVKLLLSNGANPLIMNDDCQSPLDVARAKGHSNVVRTIESHICLFSGWLREFYGPGFLELLAPQLVSRKVWAVILPCGARNLSKPFKLELAIYTSLQDAQPRTVVQLWKADLDQSKLQHSDPSVMIVDNAAKTRLKLASGNENDKEQLQWFCNACKGITSMMHPTFMSGNHGPGVSATAPPDSEDVELAMAINASIQSVIHGRPPFPDPNPSSEASTSSSHTGPVGQTTHSTKLGTNESEMNEAGQSITANEHPQIQTNVTPPDAVPSAPLAADEILDNGAIHYPSIDSSPIDLSSQTAHNAPLQAGEGKDEMSSSSCVICLDAPVQGACIPCGHMAGCMNCLTEIKSKKWGCPVCRAKIDQVVRLYAV from the exons ATGGGGCAACAACAATCGAAAGATGAACTGTTGTATCAGCAAGTTAGCTATGGCAACACAGAAGGGATTAAAGCCCTTTGTCGAGACGGTGCAGGCCTTGAG TGGATTGATAAGGAGGCGAAAACTCCTTTGATTGTGGCCTGCATGAATCCTGAGCTTCACAATGTCGCCAGAACTTTGATAGAACTTGGTGCTAATGTTAATGCGTATAGGCCTG GGCGTCATAATGGCACTCCTTTACATCATGCAGCTAAAAGAGGTCTTGAAAACAATGTCAAGTTACTTCTTTCTAATGGAG CAAATCCTTTGATCATGAATGATGATTGTCAGAGTCCTCTTGATGTTGCTAGAGCAAAAGGTCATAGCAATGTTGTTCGTACAATCGAG AGTCATATATGTTTGTTCTCGGGTTGGTTGCGGGAATTCTATGGACCAGGATTTTTGGAACTATTGGCTCCTCAACTGGTCTCAAGGAAAGT TTGGGCTGTTATTTTACCATGTGGGGCGCGGAACCTTTCAAAGCCTTTCAAATTGGAGCTTGCAATCTACACAAGTCTACAG GACGCTCAACCTCGTACTGTTGTTCAACTGTGGAAAGCCGATTTGGATCAGTCAAAGTTACAGCATTCTGATCCATCAGTTATGATTGTGGACAACGCTGCAA AAACTCGCTTGAAACTTGCATCTGGCAATGAAAATGACAAGGAACAACTTCAGTGGTTTTGCAATGCATGCAAAGGAATTACTTCG ATGATGCACCCAACATTTATGAGTGGTAACCATGGTCCGGGTGTGTCGGCAACTGCACCACCAGACTCAGAAGATGTGGAGCTAGCCATGGCCATTAATGCCTCCATCCAGTCAGTTATCCATGGGAGACCACCCTTTCCTGATCCCAATCCAAGTTCTGAAGCAAGTACATCTAGTAGCCATACAGGTCCAGTTGGACAAACAACGCATTCTACAAAATTAGGCACTAATGAATCAGAAATGAATGAAGCTGGCCAGAGCATCACTGCAAACGAACATCCTCAAATCCAGACTAATGTCACCCCTCCAGATGCGGTACCTTCAGCCCCATTGGCAGCCGATGAGATTCTTGACAATGGTGCAATTCACTATCCTTCAATCGATTCAAGTCCAATTGACTTGTCATCTCAAACTGCTCATAACGCTCCCTTGCAAGCGGGTGAAGGAAAAGATGAAATGAGTTCTTCGTCCTGTGTCATATGCTTGGATGCCCCTGTTCAAGGAGCCTGCATTCCCTGTGGACATATGGCTGGGTGTATGAATTGCTTGACCGAAATCAAATCGAAGAAATGGGGATGTCCAGTTTGTCGCGCCAAGATTGACCAGGTTGTCAGATTGTATGCTGTATGA
- the LOC101208364 gene encoding putative E3 ubiquitin-protein ligase XBAT35 isoform X1 gives MGQQQSKDELLYQQVSYGNTEGIKALCRDGAGLEWIDKEAKTPLIVACMNPELHNVARTLIELGANVNAYRPGRHNGTPLHHAAKRGLENNVKLLLSNGANPLIMNDDCQSPLDVARAKGHSNVVRTIESHICLFSGWLREFYGPGFLELLAPQLVSRKVWAVILPCGARNLSKPFKLELAIYTSLQDAQPRTVVQLWKADLDQSKLQHSDPSVMIVDNAAILSKRERKRRNNSQLSTETRLKLASGNENDKEQLQWFCNACKGITSMMHPTFMSGNHGPGVSATAPPDSEDVELAMAINASIQSVIHGRPPFPDPNPSSEASTSSSHTGPVGQTTHSTKLGTNESEMNEAGQSITANEHPQIQTNVTPPDAVPSAPLAADEILDNGAIHYPSIDSSPIDLSSQTAHNAPLQAGEGKDEMSSSSCVICLDAPVQGACIPCGHMAGCMNCLTEIKSKKWGCPVCRAKIDQVVRLYAV, from the exons ATGGGGCAACAACAATCGAAAGATGAACTGTTGTATCAGCAAGTTAGCTATGGCAACACAGAAGGGATTAAAGCCCTTTGTCGAGACGGTGCAGGCCTTGAG TGGATTGATAAGGAGGCGAAAACTCCTTTGATTGTGGCCTGCATGAATCCTGAGCTTCACAATGTCGCCAGAACTTTGATAGAACTTGGTGCTAATGTTAATGCGTATAGGCCTG GGCGTCATAATGGCACTCCTTTACATCATGCAGCTAAAAGAGGTCTTGAAAACAATGTCAAGTTACTTCTTTCTAATGGAG CAAATCCTTTGATCATGAATGATGATTGTCAGAGTCCTCTTGATGTTGCTAGAGCAAAAGGTCATAGCAATGTTGTTCGTACAATCGAG AGTCATATATGTTTGTTCTCGGGTTGGTTGCGGGAATTCTATGGACCAGGATTTTTGGAACTATTGGCTCCTCAACTGGTCTCAAGGAAAGT TTGGGCTGTTATTTTACCATGTGGGGCGCGGAACCTTTCAAAGCCTTTCAAATTGGAGCTTGCAATCTACACAAGTCTACAG GACGCTCAACCTCGTACTGTTGTTCAACTGTGGAAAGCCGATTTGGATCAGTCAAAGTTACAGCATTCTGATCCATCAGTTATGATTGTGGACAACGCTGCAA TTCTCTCAAAGAGAGAGCGGAAAAGGCGTAACAACTCCCAACTTTCTACTG AAACTCGCTTGAAACTTGCATCTGGCAATGAAAATGACAAGGAACAACTTCAGTGGTTTTGCAATGCATGCAAAGGAATTACTTCG ATGATGCACCCAACATTTATGAGTGGTAACCATGGTCCGGGTGTGTCGGCAACTGCACCACCAGACTCAGAAGATGTGGAGCTAGCCATGGCCATTAATGCCTCCATCCAGTCAGTTATCCATGGGAGACCACCCTTTCCTGATCCCAATCCAAGTTCTGAAGCAAGTACATCTAGTAGCCATACAGGTCCAGTTGGACAAACAACGCATTCTACAAAATTAGGCACTAATGAATCAGAAATGAATGAAGCTGGCCAGAGCATCACTGCAAACGAACATCCTCAAATCCAGACTAATGTCACCCCTCCAGATGCGGTACCTTCAGCCCCATTGGCAGCCGATGAGATTCTTGACAATGGTGCAATTCACTATCCTTCAATCGATTCAAGTCCAATTGACTTGTCATCTCAAACTGCTCATAACGCTCCCTTGCAAGCGGGTGAAGGAAAAGATGAAATGAGTTCTTCGTCCTGTGTCATATGCTTGGATGCCCCTGTTCAAGGAGCCTGCATTCCCTGTGGACATATGGCTGGGTGTATGAATTGCTTGACCGAAATCAAATCGAAGAAATGGGGATGTCCAGTTTGTCGCGCCAAGATTGACCAGGTTGTCAGATTGTATGCTGTATGA
- the LOC101208604 gene encoding uncharacterized protein LOC101208604, protein MSRITMEKKLRTAKKAWKKLTKSLQSKFHALNISKSINTAKRRLISAVQTSLRLLIPSKFHRRLLRRKSSPSSYYHRNQNKNQFLRHYDDQHFHNPNNFAAIHIDELFPDLSDPIAKRSGGEITETSRGKEVMKEAEKDNHDEETSIYSIEDAWKIVVASSPHLRPVDERAEEFIRKFRREIILEKEKSLLEFERMLARSAA, encoded by the coding sequence atGTCTCGCATAACAATGGAGAAGAAGCTCCGTACAGCCAAAAAAGCATGGAAGAAACTAACCAAATCATTACAATCCAAATTCCACGCCCTTAACATCTCCAAATCCATCAACACAGCCAAGCGCCGTCTCATCTCCGCCGTTCAAACCTCCCTCCGTCTCCTAATTCCCTCCAAATTCCACCGCCGCCTTCTCCGCCGTAAATCATCGCCTTCTTCCTATTACCACcgcaatcaaaataaaaatcagtTTCTCCGCCATTACGACGACCAACACTTTCACAATCCAAACAACTTCGCCGCAATCCACATCGACGAGCTCTTCCCAGATCTGTCGGACCCAATTGCAAAGCGATCCGGCGGTGAAATTACAGAGACGAGCAGAGGAAAAGAAGTAATGAAAGAGGCCGAAAAGGATAATCATGATGAGGAGACGAGTATTTACAGTATTGAAGATGCTTGGAAAATCGTGGTGGCTTCATCGCCGCATCTTCGGCCGGTGGATGAACGAGCGGAGGAATTCATAAGAAAATTCCGGCGAGAGATTATTCTTGAGAAGGAGAAATCGCTTCTTGAATTTGAACGGATGTTGGCTCG